In Luteibaculum oceani, the genomic window CAAAATTCTTTTCATAATAATGAATTGGAATTAATAGTGCGTACTGAGATTAGTACTTGATAATGTAGGTTACGGCAGCATTGTGCGGACGGGCTTCTGCTCCACCAGAACTTTCGCAGTCTGCTATTGCCGTTGTTGAGTTCGTTACTTTAGACTTATTATATCCAACATTATCCTCGTCTGTGGCTCCTGAGCCTTTATTTCCTGGTACTGCTTCACTTCCTGCTCCTCCTGGAACTCCAAAGGCACCTTCAGAGTGAAATATGTCGGTAAAATTATGTGTATGTGGGCGAACAGTAACCTTATGATTATGACTTTTATTTTGGTCCCCGTATGCTTTTCCCAATTCTGGGATATTTGCTCCAGTTAAACCGGTAGACCCAGCTCCTGCTCCTCTTAAAAATCTCCCTCTTAAATCAGGGACTTTGAAGGTGCTTCCACCATTATTTCCCCAAGAAGAACCTATAATTCCTTCTAATCTGGGAAAGTCGGTTTTGTTATAAGTTTTTCCATCGCATAGAAGCCATCCTTTTGGTGCAACAGCACCAGAAAATGCAATGATGGTTCCCACGGGAACTCCGTTCTCTGCAGATCTGGCGTAGGGTACCGACTGTAATGGTCCGTTAAATATGGTCACTTGCGCTCCACTGTTTTTTTGAACCTGGACTTTTAATGACAATGCTTCGTAGGGGTTTTTGAAATCAAGCTTTCTGAAATCTGTAGGCTTAACCGTACCTATCACAGCATTAAAAACACCAAAAGCATCAGTAGTTAAACTATGTTCTTCCACAAAACTACCTATGGTAAAGGTTACAGTAACATTTTCGGTAGTAATTGCTTTTCCTTCGTTGTCTATGGCATAACCTTGAAAGTTAAACCCAGCTATGTTAATATCCTGGGCAAATCCAGATATTGTAATTAGGCATGTAGCCAAAAAGGTGTAAAGTGATTTCATAGTTTTTGGAGTTGATTGTTGATTTGATTTTGCTTTTAAGTCTTTGCTCTATATTTACCCCAAGCCATAGGATTTAAAGGGCTTGAGATCTTTAAGGTTGATTTGTTAATTTATTTTAAGCACGTGCAAAGAACTCCTAGTCATTTTTTAACCCCAAAATTTTGTTGTGAATAGCTAAAAAATGTTTTAAACGGATGCTATGTGACGAAAATAAATCAATAAGGATTGGTTGGGTGTGTTTTTAATGGTTTTATATTGTTTTGAGAGTATTATTATTGACTAAAAGAGTATTAAAAGTTTTTTGTGAAAAATATTTCTATTAAAAAATACTTTATCGTAAACCCAATCATATTTTGTCTGGGAATTGTTGCTGCAACTGCTATTTCCTGTCAAAATGAAATGCAGGAAAAGGAGGGGGCGGTCTTTCGCTACAATGAGCCTGGTGGTATTAGCTCCCTGGATCCTGCCTATTCCAGAAATCTCGAAAATATTTGGGCGGTTAATCAAATATTTGATGGTTTAGTTGCCCTCGATAGCAACCTAAAACCACAGCCTCTAATGGCTGCCTCCTGGTCAATGAACGATAAAAAGGATAGGTATTCCTTTAAGCTGCGATCGGGAGTTTTTTTTCACGAGGATGCTTGCTTCAAGCAAGGAACAAGAGCAGTTAACGCAAGCGATGTTGTCTATTCATTTAATCGCATTGCAGATGCTAAAACAGCTTCACCAGGAAGGTGGGTGCTGGATTTGGTTGCAAGGAATGAGGATGAAAGTCTTAATATCACGGTTCATAGTTCCGATTCTTTAACCCTTTATTTAAAGCAGTCGGCACCTCAGTTTCTTTCCTTGCTCGCCATGCAATACTGTACCATAGTGCCCAAAGAAGCTATTGATTATTATGGTGAGGACTTTAGGTCGCATCCCGTTGGAACTGGCCCTTTTAAAATATTTATCTGGGAAGAAGGGAATAAGCTGGTATTGCATAAAAATCCTCGCTATTACTTGAAAGACGCAAATGGTAATTCTCTGCCCTACCTTGATGCAATCGCGGTGTCTTTTATAAAAGATCAAAGTGCAGCATTGATGGCAATGCAAAGGGGCGATTTCGATTTTATGTCTGGGTTGGATGCGGCTTCTAAACACCGAGTACTGACTCCAAAAGGGGAGTTGGCTCCAGAATTTGCTGAGGATTTTAACGCCATAAAAACGCCCTTTCTTAAAACCGATTATTTAGGTTTTCGCTTGGGCTTGGATAGCGTTTTGGATAATCCTCAAGTGCGTCGGGCATTATCCATGGCTATTAACCGAGAAGATTTAGTTGCCTTTGTGCTTAATGGACTGGGTACTGCAGCAAAAACCGGCTTTGTCCCACCGGTACTTTGGTCCCAATCTTTTAATGCCGAAGAACTGTCCTATCAGCCAGAGAAGGCTAAAGCCATTGTGGAGTCTCTTCCCCAATTAAAAAAGCATCCAATAGTTATTTCTACTCCTGCCATGGCAATGGAGGTATGCGAATTCGTTCAAAAAGCCTGGTCCAATATCGGATTAAACGTAAGTATTGAGGTGTTGCCATCTTCGCATCATAGAGAACAAGTTTCAGGAGGGCAAATTGCCTTGTTCAGAAAAAGTTGGATAGCCGATTACCCCGATCCTGAAAATTTCCTTAGCCTATTTCGTTCCGATTTAATTATTCCAAAAGGGCCCAATTACTTCTTTTACAATAACCCTGAGTTTGATGTACTTTATGAGCTATCAAATATTGCAACGGGAGAGGAGAGGGAGCAACTGCTTTGGGATATGCAAAGGATAGTTAATCAGGAATTGCCATTGATTCCCCTTTTTCACGATGACATTTTCCAATTGAAAAGGAAAGAGGTAAAGCACCTTAAAACAGACGCCATGAATGTTTTGGATTTAACTAGGGTGCAAATAGTGAATTAAATCACCCCCTTAAGGATATTATTGCTGTACCCCAAAGCGCACAACAACAGGGTAGTGGTCTGATTTAATTTCGCGAATGGTGTGGTAGCGAAGTGCTTCTAATTTTTCATTGTGGAAGAGGTAATCTATCCTAAAACCTGGCAATTGACCTACATAGGTTTTTCCTTCCCCGCTTCCAGCTTCGGTGTATGAATCGTATAGTATATCGGTTATTTGCTGGTAGGCGTAAGAATGTGGAGTATCGTTTAAATCGCCTCCGCAAATAATATAGGTCCGATCTAAATCGCCTTTAAGCTCGGTTATAAGTTGTGAAACTTGTGTGGATCTTGTTTTTAACCCGTTTCTAATTTTATAAAATGCTCCTTTAAACTGTTCCTCCTTACTTTGACTTTGCTTATTTAATTCGCTTAGCTGATAAGAAGCTAGGTGGAAATTTAGTAGGGTAATGGGCTTGTTATTCCAGTTTAATTTCGATTCTAAAATTCCATTTACCCCATTTTTGCTAAAACGTTGTTGTCTCGAAAGTTGAAGGGGGTATTTCGAAAAAGTATATAACCCGTTTGCCTTTCCTCCACCGCTCTTATCAAAGCTATTGTAGTAGGGTAAATTGCATACTTCGTTTATACGTTGAATAATGGTTTTGAGCTGTTCTTCGCTAGATGCATAAAACTCTTGAAAGAAAACCACATCAGGGTTTTCAACCTTTACTAGTCTTAGTATATCCTCAAATACGCCATCGTCGTCTATCCATTTATAGCGATTAAATGATCGGACGTTGTAAGTGAGTACTGTAATTTGGTTTTCCGTGAGGGCAGGAGTAGGGTCGGATTTAAATCGGTAAAACTCGTTTATTTTAAAAAATCCCGGTACCAGAGCGATTAATAAGATCCATTTCGCTTTAAGCTGAGAGGAAACCAAAATGATGATAAAGAGAATACCTGCCAAGAACAAGTAGGGAAATGCAAGTCCAAGTAAGGCGATAGGCCACGAGGTAGTTGGATTTACTTGAGGAGCAAAGTAGGCAATCAAATAGATTGCCGTAAACAAAATTATACCAGTGTTACCTAGTTTTTTAACCATTACTCTTTACTGGCGTTAAATAAAAAGTCTTTTTCCTCAGGCGTCAGGTTTTCGTAACCCGATTTGGAAATTTTGTCTAGAATAGCGTCTATTCTAGCTTGCTTGTCGGCCGAATTGGTGGTTGTTTTATTAGTAGTCTGGCTTTTTGGGGTTCTTGTTTTGTCGGCTTTTTTATTGCGATGAACAACCTTTACCTTAGGCTGGCGCACAAACAGTCCCCTTACCAAATTAATGAACAGGTAAAAGTATTTTGCGATATCCTTACCTTGGGTTAGTTGTTTGGCATATACAAATCCAAAGATTGCGCCTCCTAAATGGGCAATATGGCCTCCCATATTGGCACTGCCCCTTAAAGCTAATAAGTCTACCAGAACATAAAATCCAGCAATGTATTTAAGGGGTATTTGGCCAATTAACATCAGCCGAATGGGGTAATTGGGCACATAAGTGGCTGTTGCCAACATTACAGCCATTACTGAAGCCGAAGCACCTATTATAGGGCTTCTTCCTCCCTGAAAAACGGGAAGCAGGTTAAAGGCAATTAGGTAAAGTAATAAACCCGATAATCCACCCATTATGTATAGTGGAAGCACCCGTTTTTCCCCTAGCAAATCCATAAAAATGCTACCGATGTAGTAGAATATTAGCATGTTTACTAGAATATGCCATTGGTCTTCGTGGGTAAACATGTAGGTGATAAAAGTCCATGGTCTTTTTAAGTTAAGCAGCACATCGGAATTGGCGCTTAGGTACTCAACCAAAAACAATTGCTTTACACCGCCTCCTGCAGTATACCAGTCAAATCCACCTAAAAAGGCGATGATACCAATGACATTTATGGCAATAAATATTCCTGCATTTATTATCAGCAGTTTTATTAAGGTGTTGCCATTTTTAAATTGATATTTCAGTTGATCGAACATGCTAGTAAAAATTCTGTCTATCCTTCTGCCAATATTTAATTAGGATAAAACCAAAAATCATTCCTCCAAGATGGGCAAAGTGAGCTACGTTATCTCCAGGTTTGTTCATTACACCTGAAAATAACTCTATCAACCCATATCCGATTACAAAATACTTCGCTTTTATAGGGAAGGGGAAGAAAAGTAAGTAAAGCTCAGAGTTGGGGAATAACATTCCGAAACCCAGAAGCAATCCAAATACAGCACCCGAGGCACCCACGGTGGGGTAGTTATATTTACCAAAATACCCTCTGGCGGCGTCGATTACAGAAGGGTCATTAGATGGAATGCTTAGGTTGCGCACTCCGTCGCGAATTTGTGCTAGGAAATCTGATGATAACCCGGCGTTAAGTAATTCGTCTTTTAAAGAAAGGGCTTCCCAGTAGCTAACTCCAAGGTGAATAAGTGCGGCACCAAATCCACAGGTTAAATAGAAAATTAAAAAGCGCTTTGGGCCCCAAGATCTCTCCAAAACAGTCCCAAAAAGAAAAAGGGCGTACATGTTAAAGAAGATGTGCATTAATCCTCCATGTAGAAACATGTGGGTAATAAGCTGGTACGGAGCAAAATTTGCCCCATTAGGCAAGTACAATCCAAATTTGTAGTTCAGCCATGAAAGTCCTGGTCCCGCATTGCCAAAAACAACACTGGCAAAGTAAACGAGGGCATTTATGATAATCAGGTTGATTACAACGGTGCGTGTATTTATTCCACCTCCAAATCCGCCTCCAAAGTTGTTCATCAATTAAATAGTTTGTCTATGTCGTTGGTACTCATTGTTACGGAGCAAGCCTTACCATTTGGGGCTTGTTGTGGGTTTTTACAACTAAATAAATCCCCTACCAGCGCTTGCATTTCGGTAAAACTTAATTGGCGACCTGTTTTTATGGAACCACAAGCTGCCAATCCGTATGCCAGTTTCTCCTGAAAATTGTAATTCGCGTTTAACTTCGGCATTTTTAATAATTCTATAAACTCCTCCATAAAGGCAGAGAGCTTACTCATTTCCAATCCTTCGGGCACCGCATTAATCACAATTTCATCTTCGGAAAATTGCTCAAACTGAAGTCCCATTTTTTCGAGATCTTCCTTAGAATCCATTAGCAATTGGTAATCAGATGGATTGATCTTTATACGTTCCGGAAACAGTTGTTGCTGGCTGCCACTCCGTCCACTTGCAAGTTTAGTTAAATAGCGTTCAAATAGTACCCGTTGGTGAGCTCTTTGTTGGTGGATGAGTATAAATCCGCTTTTAATTTTTGTTAAGATGAATTTCTGTCCAATTTGAACAAACTCTTCCTTGTCCCTATCCGGCGATTCACCCAAAGAGGCTTCATACAGATCCTTGCGCGAATTATCTTGCTCCTTAGATTCCTTCTCTGTCCATTCTATTGGGGCAGTTGGTCTTACGGCTTCTTCTTTTTTCCAGTCTACATTAAACTCACGCTCTATATCATACAGCTCCTTTAGTTTTTCTGGTGCTTTGGTGGTAGTTCGTTCGCTATTGCTAAAGCTTTCCCGTTTAAAAGGGTTGTAATTAGGGTTTACCTTAATTTGAGGTATGGCAATTTTGTCTCCTTTATTTACAGGGGTTATAGGAACTTCGCCCTGGTCGAAATCAATGGATGGTTTTACATTAAAGATCCCCAATGACTTTTTAACACTTGCCTGGATCAATTGGTATAATGCACGCTCATCCTGAAATTTAATTTCGGTTTTTGTTGGGTGTATGTTTACATCAATTCTATTGGGTTCTACCTCCATCATTAAGAAGTAGGAGGGGAAGGAACCCGAATCAATCAAATCTCCATAAGCCTGAACGATGGCGTGATTAAAGTAATTTGATTTTATAAATCGACGATTTACAAATAAGTACTGTTCGCCTCTAGTTTTTCTGCAAAATTGTGCCTTACCCGTAAACCCAGAAAGGTTAAGCATTAAGCTTTCCTCTTCAACGGGTACTAGCCTTTCGTTATAGTTTTTCCCAAAAATTCCGACCACTCTTTGGCGTAGGTTACCGGCGGGTAAATCGAAAATGACTTGTTTGTTATGCTCTAGCTTAAATTTTATTTCTGGATGGGGCAATGCAACCCGGATAAACTCCTCACTTATATGTTTAAACTCAACGGCGTCACTTTTTAAGAAATTACGGCGCGCAGGAGTGTTGTAGAATAGGTTTTTTACTGCAAAAGAACTTCCGTTGGAACAAGTGCAGGCTTCTTGCAAGGTAAATTCGGAGCCTTCGATTATCAATCGGGTGCCAACTGCGTCTTGTTTGGGTTTTGTTTTAAGCTCCACCTGCGCAATTGCTGCTATAGAGGCCAAGGCTTCACCTCTAAATCCTTTGGTGTGCAGGTTAAATAGGTCGTCTGCATTCTTTATTTTGGACGTTGCATGGCGTTCAAATGCCATACGGGCATCGCCTTCGGACATTCCACATCCATTATCGCTAACTTGAATAAGACTTTTTCCAGAGTCCTTTACGAGGAGTTTTATTTCGGTTGCACCAGAGTCAATGGCATTTTCCATTAATTCCTTTACAACAGATGCAGGTCTTTGAACTACTTCACCTGCGGCAATTTGGTTGGCAATGGAGTCGGGTAGGAGCCTAATTATGTTCATAAAATCCCTCCACTTTCATTCCATAACCAAAATAGGATAATAAGCAGCCCTATCAATATCATCGTAATTCGGATATTACTTTTTTTGGCGCTTTTGCGGTATGAAATATGTGAGCGATGTCTACGCTCTAGTCTATTGAAAAGATCTTTTTCACTGGTATCCAGCTTTCCCTCTGCAACTAGCTCTCTCTTAATTTGAGCTCTTCGCTTTGCAATGCGTTCCTTTTGCTCGTCGTAATAACGAGGTTTGAAATGAAAGGATTTTGGGCCTTTCGACTTAAATAATCCTGGGATTTTTGGTGCTTCCATTGGTAAACAAAGGTAATCTATCTATTACTATAACGAAACCCACAATTTATTGTGCAATTTATTGTTCAAATGAAAAGAATTAAAGGTCTTAAGATTGTACCTTGGCAGGCCCAATGACCATGAAGAGAATTAAATTTTTCCACCCACTTTTTTTGTTGTTTGCCTTTTTAACCGCCCAAGCGGTAAACGAAGGTCAAAATTCTAACCATTACCGTGAAGCTAGTTTATTTCGATTTGCGAATGCAACCAATAAGGAGCCTGGTTTTGCGAGGATACAATCCGAGCACTGGGCAAAAAAGGTGTTAGATACTTTAACTGTCCGTGAAAAGATTGGGCAGTTGTTTATGGTCGCGGCTTATAGCAACAGAGGGCCTGAGCACGAAGCCGAGCTGAAAATGCAAATTGAAAAGTACGGAATTGGAGGATTAATTTTTTTCCAAGGTGGCCCCGGTAGGCAATTAAACATGCATAAACGCCTATCTAAATCGTCAAAATTACCGCTATTAATAGGGATAGATGCAGAATGGGGGTTAAATATGCGTCTGGATAGTACCTACGGTATTCAGAGAAATATGGTGCTCGGTGCAACCCAAAACCCAATTTTAGCCCAGGAGGCAGGTGCTGCTATCGGTGCCCAGTGCCGTGCTTTAGATATAGACATAAATTTTGCTCCTGTATGCGATGTTAATAGTAATGCTGCCAATCCTGTAATAAACAGCAGATCTTTTGGGGAAGACAGATTTTGGGTGGCAAAATTAAGTGGTGCCTTTGCCCGCGGTATGGAAAGCTCAGGTGTAATGGCTTGCGCCAAGCATTTTCCGGGGCATGGAGATACCGACAGCGATTCGCATAAAACATTACCTACTGTTGGCCATGGCTTGGCCAGATTAGACTCTATAGAGCTCTATCCATTCAAATATTTATTTAAAGCAGGTGTTTCTTCGGTAATGGTGGCGCATTTAAATGTTCCAGCCATGGAACCTTCTGGACTCCCGTCTACCCTTAGTTCTAAAATTGTACATGGGTGGTTAAAAGATAGCCTCAACTACAAAGGGTTAATCTTTACCGATGCACTAAATATGAAGGGTGTTGCAGATGCATACCCAGCGGGAATTACCGACCTTAAAGCGTTGCAAGCTGGAGCCGATGTCTTGCTATTTCCGTTGGATGTCCCCAAAGCGATAGCGGAAATTGAAGCGGCCATTTTGCGCGGTGATATTCCTATGGATCGCCTTGATGAAGCCTGTTTAAAAATTCTTAAGGCTAAGCAACACCAAATGGAACAGGCTTTTGTAGATACTCCATCCATGGAGGAGATAAAGTCTCCTAAGTCCATGGAAAGTCTAAGGACTAAAATTGCTGAAGCGAGTATTACGCTACTTAAAAACGAGGCAAATTTACCCATAGATCCGCTGGACAAGGATGTAGCAGTTATTGGGGTAGGAAGAGGTACCAAACCCTTCCTAAATGTTGTGGAAGACTTAAGTGCCATTCCCACTGGCTTTGCGGAAAATCCATACAGTAACAAACCACTGATTGCTAAGCTTAGTAAAAGAGAACGGGTAGTATTGGTAATGGATGGAAGCCAGTACAAAGGAAAATCGAATTATGGACTTGGGCCCGCCGAGCTGGGCTTAATTTCGGAATTGGCACCAAAAACTAAGCTGATTCTAGTGTGGATGGGTAACCCATACGCCCTTACAGAAATGCCTGAAAACTTATTGGGAGAATTAAAGGGTTTGGTTTTGGGTTATCAGGATATCAAAGAGCAACACCTTGCGGCAGCAAAGGCCTTGTTGGGGGTAATTCCTTTTAAAGGAAAACTTCCAGTAACGCTTAATAAGCAATTTGTAGCCGACAAAGGTGAGACTACATCTAAAGAAACCGGATTTATAGAAACCTTTCCAGAAAAAGTGGGTATGGATGGGATTAAGCTTCAAGAGATAGATGCTTATATCCAAAAACAGATAAAAGATAAAGCCACTCCAGGCTGTAGAATAGTGGTTTTGCGCAAGGGTAAAATGGTTTACAACAAGAGTTTTGGACACTATACCTACGCTAACAATCAGCCCGTAAATCGATTTTCTATATACGATTTGGCGTCCCTTACCAAGGTTCTTTCCACTGGATTGGCGGTGATGAAACTCCACGAAGAAGGGGTTTTGGATATTGGAAAGACCTTAGGGGATTATCTCGCTTGGATTCCTCGAGACAGCCCTTATGCGAAACTGGTATTAAGTGATGTAATGTTGCATCAGGCGGGGTTACAAGGCTGGATCCCCTACTTTCAAGATTATATAGACCCAACACCGGAGAGGGCGAGTTTGGTAAATCAAAACGCTTCTTCAAAACACCCTGTGCAAGTGGCAAAAGACTACTTTGTAGTAAGTGAAATGAGGGATTCAATTTTTGCCCGAATTTTAAGGGAGCCATTGAGGAAAAAAACGGATTACCTGTACAGCGATCTGGGTTTTTATTTCCTTAAAGAAATTGTTGAAACCATTACGGGAAAGCCACTGAACGTATATGTAGCAGAGACCTTTTATCAGCCCATGGGACTTAAAAGCATGACCTACTTGCCCAGAGAGAAATTCTCAGAGGAATCAATAGTTCCAACCGAATATGATGCGCTGTGGCGCAAGCAATTGGTGCATGGTTTTGTACACGATCAAGGAGCTGCTTTACTAGGTGGAGTGGGAGGTCATGCTGGTTTATTTGGAAGCGCCGAAGATGTAGCAGCAATTATGCAGATGTTGCTGGATGGGGGGAGTTTTAACGGTCAACAATTTTTAAAATCATCAACAGTTGAATTCTTTACTGCTGCCAGAGCAAAGAATCCAGATGATAATAGAAGAGGGTTAATTTTTGATAAACCCGTGCGCGATGGAGGACCAGGCCCTACCTTTGACGGCATAAGCTTTAATAGCTTCGGTCACTCTGGGTTTACCGGTACCCTTGCATGGGCAGATCCCGATGAGGAAATTGTTTATGTCTTTTTGAGTAACAGAATATATCCAAGTGCCGAAAACAAGAAATTAATTCGAAACAATGTGCGGTCTACGATACAGGAAATGATTTACGAAGCGATCATCGACTCGAAAAACGAAATGGCTGCCCAACCAAAACCCTAAGGGGAAATGAATATTGGAATTGTTTGTTATCCAACATTTGGAGGTAGCGGGGTAGTAGCCACCGAACTTGGTAAAGCCCTCGCCAGGCAAGGACATAAAGTCCATTTTATTACCTATGCACAGCCCGTTCGGTTAGTGGGTAGTCTCAGAAAAAATATATTTTATCACGAAGTAAGCGTAAGCGATTATCCACTTTTTGAATATCAACCCTATGAGTTGGTTTTAACCAGTAAAATGGTAGATGTTGCTTTACACGAAAACCTGGATGTGCTTCATGTGCATTATGCTATTCCACATGCGTCGGCGGCTATTATGGCTAGGGAAATTCTAAAGGAAAAGGGAAAATATGTCCCCATTGTAACCACCCTTCACGGTACGGATATAACCTTGGTTGGAAAAGACGAAAGTTTTGAACCGGTAATTACGCATGCAATCAATAAATCGGATGCCGTTACTTCTGTGTCAGAGAGCCTAAAACAGGATACCTATAAATACTTCGGAGTGACCAACGAAATAAAGGTGATTCCCAATTTTATCTGTCCAGAAAATTTAGAGAGTAGAAGAGAAGAGATTGAGGGAATACGTAGTAACTATGCGAGAGCAGAGGAGCGTATCCTTATTCATATTTCCAATTTTAGAGCGGTTAAGCGAGTAGAGGACGTAGTAAAAGTGTTTGCCAAGGTGCAGCAAAGAGTGCCCGCCAAACTCATTTTTGTGGGCGATGGCCCCGATCGCATCAAGGCAGAAGCAAAATGCCGCGAATTGGGCGTTTGCGATAAAGTGTTTTTTCTTGGAAGACTTAAAAATCCGACAGAAGCCCTTTTTATGAGTGACCTATTTTTGTTAACCTCAGAAACAGAGAGTTTTGGTTTGGCAGCCTTGGAGGCTATGGCGATAGGAGTGCCCGTGGTGAGTTCCAATACAGGTGGAATACCCGAAGTAAATAAACACGGAGTCTCTGGGCTTTTATCCGAAGTTGGAGATATTGAAGATATGGCGAAAAATGCCATAAGTATTTTAAAAACCGATGAGGCTTTGGCTGCTTATAAACAGGGAGCTAAAGAACAGAGTGAATTGTTTAATCTTAAGAAAATCCTGCCAGAATACGAGCATTTGTACTCGCAATTGTTGGTAAAAAATCCATCATGAAGTTTATAGGAAATCGAATTTCTCACCAGAAAAAAGAGGGCATCTTTTCGGTGGTTATTGCTGCCGGTGTCGAAAAAGCCTACGAACGTATTTTGTTGATGTGGTTGCTACTCTGGACCCTCTCGGGAGTATATTTTATAACTCAACTTTTTGCAGATCATAGCCAAGAACTAAAGCTTTACATTGGGATTTTACTAAGCTTTTGGTTGTACTACGAAATTCGGGTGGGACGTGTATATTTTTGGCGGAAAGCAGGATATGAATCTATAAAGTTTGTAGAAGATAAGGTACTTATAAGTCAGGTTATTTTAGGTAGATCCAAACCCAAAACGTACTTCGTTCAAAATATCGATCAGTTTAAAGCCGATATGCCTAAAGAAACCAATGTGTTGGAGTTTTTAAATAATTCCTTTTGGGTTATGGGGCGACCCTATATTTCTTTCCAGCACCAGGGCGATACAATTAGTTTTGGTCGACAATTAACAGAATCGGAAAGAAAGGCCTTGGTAATGCTTTTAAATAAAGAATTGGCCTACAGTAAGAAAAAATCGTAGTTGTTCTTTAGGCCCATTGCCTCAAAAAAATCTATGCTCTTTTTAAGATTGTTGTTGGATCCTATTACCGATAAAATCTTTGTTTTTTTCGTGAGTTGAGATTGCAGCTGATCTACCGCCTTATTGGGATTATTTATTGGGGTGTATACAATTTGTTGCTCCTTCAAATTGTGTTCCAGTAGCTTTGCTTTAGGACCCTTTCCCCACACAATTACATTTGCATTTTGCAAG contains:
- a CDS encoding rhomboid family intramembrane serine protease, coding for MNNFGGGFGGGINTRTVVINLIIINALVYFASVVFGNAGPGLSWLNYKFGLYLPNGANFAPYQLITHMFLHGGLMHIFFNMYALFLFGTVLERSWGPKRFLIFYLTCGFGAALIHLGVSYWEALSLKDELLNAGLSSDFLAQIRDGVRNLSIPSNDPSVIDAARGYFGKYNYPTVGASGAVFGLLLGFGMLFPNSELYLLFFPFPIKAKYFVIGYGLIELFSGVMNKPGDNVAHFAHLGGMIFGFILIKYWQKDRQNFY
- a CDS encoding ABC transporter substrate-binding protein: MKNISIKKYFIVNPIIFCLGIVAATAISCQNEMQEKEGAVFRYNEPGGISSLDPAYSRNLENIWAVNQIFDGLVALDSNLKPQPLMAASWSMNDKKDRYSFKLRSGVFFHEDACFKQGTRAVNASDVVYSFNRIADAKTASPGRWVLDLVARNEDESLNITVHSSDSLTLYLKQSAPQFLSLLAMQYCTIVPKEAIDYYGEDFRSHPVGTGPFKIFIWEEGNKLVLHKNPRYYLKDANGNSLPYLDAIAVSFIKDQSAALMAMQRGDFDFMSGLDAASKHRVLTPKGELAPEFAEDFNAIKTPFLKTDYLGFRLGLDSVLDNPQVRRALSMAINREDLVAFVLNGLGTAAKTGFVPPVLWSQSFNAEELSYQPEKAKAIVESLPQLKKHPIVISTPAMAMEVCEFVQKAWSNIGLNVSIEVLPSSHHREQVSGGQIALFRKSWIADYPDPENFLSLFRSDLIIPKGPNYFFYNNPEFDVLYELSNIATGEEREQLLWDMQRIVNQELPLIPLFHDDIFQLKRKEVKHLKTDAMNVLDLTRVQIVN
- the mutL gene encoding DNA mismatch repair endonuclease MutL codes for the protein MNIIRLLPDSIANQIAAGEVVQRPASVVKELMENAIDSGATEIKLLVKDSGKSLIQVSDNGCGMSEGDARMAFERHATSKIKNADDLFNLHTKGFRGEALASIAAIAQVELKTKPKQDAVGTRLIIEGSEFTLQEACTCSNGSSFAVKNLFYNTPARRNFLKSDAVEFKHISEEFIRVALPHPEIKFKLEHNKQVIFDLPAGNLRQRVVGIFGKNYNERLVPVEEESLMLNLSGFTGKAQFCRKTRGEQYLFVNRRFIKSNYFNHAIVQAYGDLIDSGSFPSYFLMMEVEPNRIDVNIHPTKTEIKFQDERALYQLIQASVKKSLGIFNVKPSIDFDQGEVPITPVNKGDKIAIPQIKVNPNYNPFKRESFSNSERTTTKAPEKLKELYDIEREFNVDWKKEEAVRPTAPIEWTEKESKEQDNSRKDLYEASLGESPDRDKEEFVQIGQKFILTKIKSGFILIHQQRAHQRVLFERYLTKLASGRSGSQQQLFPERIKINPSDYQLLMDSKEDLEKMGLQFEQFSEDEIVINAVPEGLEMSKLSAFMEEFIELLKMPKLNANYNFQEKLAYGLAACGSIKTGRQLSFTEMQALVGDLFSCKNPQQAPNGKACSVTMSTNDIDKLFN
- a CDS encoding tail fiber protein, with the protein product MKSLYTFLATCLITISGFAQDINIAGFNFQGYAIDNEGKAITTENVTVTFTIGSFVEEHSLTTDAFGVFNAVIGTVKPTDFRKLDFKNPYEALSLKVQVQKNSGAQVTIFNGPLQSVPYARSAENGVPVGTIIAFSGAVAPKGWLLCDGKTYNKTDFPRLEGIIGSSWGNNGGSTFKVPDLRGRFLRGAGAGSTGLTGANIPELGKAYGDQNKSHNHKVTVRPHTHNFTDIFHSEGAFGVPGGAGSEAVPGNKGSGATDEDNVGYNKSKVTNSTTAIADCESSGGAEARPHNAAVTYIIKY
- a CDS encoding endonuclease/exonuclease/phosphatase family protein, giving the protein MVKKLGNTGIILFTAIYLIAYFAPQVNPTTSWPIALLGLAFPYLFLAGILFIIILVSSQLKAKWILLIALVPGFFKINEFYRFKSDPTPALTENQITVLTYNVRSFNRYKWIDDDGVFEDILRLVKVENPDVVFFQEFYASSEEQLKTIIQRINEVCNLPYYNSFDKSGGGKANGLYTFSKYPLQLSRQQRFSKNGVNGILESKLNWNNKPITLLNFHLASYQLSELNKQSQSKEEQFKGAFYKIRNGLKTRSTQVSQLITELKGDLDRTYIICGGDLNDTPHSYAYQQITDILYDSYTEAGSGEGKTYVGQLPGFRIDYLFHNEKLEALRYHTIREIKSDHYPVVVRFGVQQ
- a CDS encoding rhomboid family protein yields the protein MFDQLKYQFKNGNTLIKLLIINAGIFIAINVIGIIAFLGGFDWYTAGGGVKQLFLVEYLSANSDVLLNLKRPWTFITYMFTHEDQWHILVNMLIFYYIGSIFMDLLGEKRVLPLYIMGGLSGLLLYLIAFNLLPVFQGGRSPIIGASASVMAVMLATATYVPNYPIRLMLIGQIPLKYIAGFYVLVDLLALRGSANMGGHIAHLGGAIFGFVYAKQLTQGKDIAKYFYLFINLVRGLFVRQPKVKVVHRNKKADKTRTPKSQTTNKTTTNSADKQARIDAILDKISKSGYENLTPEEKDFLFNASKE